In the genome of [Mycoplasma] phocae, one region contains:
- the rplT gene encoding 50S ribosomal protein L20 has product MRTRGGVVTRRRRAKWIKLAKGYWGHKSIGYRVAKQAVVKSWTYAFRDRKQLKREFRKLWIARINAAARPMGITYSRLIEGLKEANIQINRKMLSELAINYPTSFVQIIDKAKTALSSKQ; this is encoded by the coding sequence ATGCGTACAAGAGGCGGAGTAGTAACAAGAAGAAGACGTGCTAAATGAATAAAATTAGCAAAAGGCTATTGAGGACATAAATCAATTGGTTATAGAGTTGCTAAACAAGCTGTTGTTAAATCATGAACATATGCTTTTAGAGACAGAAAACAATTGAAACGTGAATTTAGAAAGTTATGAATTGCACGTATCAATGCAGCGGCTAGACCAATGGGAATTACCTACTCAAGATTAATTGAGGGTCTAAAAGAAGCTAATATTCAAATTAACAGAAAAATGCTTTCAGAACTTGCGATTAATTACCCAACTTCATTTGTTCAAATTATTGATAAAGCCAAAACTGCTCTATCATCAAAACAATAA
- a CDS encoding restriction endonuclease subunit S, with amino-acid sequence MEKVEDGDILITSANGSSNLVGKHCIIYNIENENMVHGGFMLLMKSNFPHFMNSYLDSQWYKKFINSNVMGGNGAIGNLKKIDLENYYTFFTSTSEENKINEYYKYFDNLISLHQRKLTLLENIKKALLNKIFPKNNEIKPEIRFKGFVDAWEQKKLIDEGKTYSGLSNKTKFDFNRGDAKFITYLNVLNNEFIDLRMHGKISIDKTQNLVKNGDILFTISSETPHDIGMSSVYLGDENNLYLNSFCFGYRFNKKINDSIFIGFLFRSSKLRKEISDLAQGISRFNMSKSSFLKLNINFPKYDEQIYVGNLFSNVNNLISLHQRKLKKLENIKKALLNKMFI; translated from the coding sequence GTGGAAAAAGTGGAGGATGGTGATATTCTCATAACATCTGCAAACGGTTCTAGTAATCTAGTGGGGAAACACTGCATAATATATAATATAGAAAATGAAAATATGGTACATGGCGGATTTATGCTTTTAATGAAAAGCAATTTTCCACATTTTATGAATTCATATTTAGATTCACAATGATATAAAAAATTTATTAATTCAAATGTTATGGGAGGTAATGGAGCAATTGGTAATTTAAAAAAAATTGATCTAGAAAATTACTATACTTTTTTTACCTCCACATCAGAGGAAAATAAGATTAATGAATATTATAAATATTTTGATAACCTTATATCTCTTCATCAGCGTAAGTTAACACTATTGGAAAACATAAAAAAAGCATTATTAAATAAAATTTTTCCCAAAAATAATGAAATAAAGCCTGAAATTCGCTTTAAAGGATTTGTTGACGCTTGGGAACAGAAAAAATTAATTGACGAGGGAAAAACTTACTCAGGATTATCAAATAAAACAAAATTTGATTTTAATAGAGGAGATGCTAAATTTATAACATATTTAAATGTTTTAAACAACGAATTTATTGATTTGAGGATGCATGGAAAAATTAGCATTGATAAAACACAAAATTTAGTAAAAAATGGAGATATTTTATTTACTATTTCATCTGAAACACCACATGATATAGGAATGTCATCTGTTTATCTTGGTGATGAAAATAATTTATATCTTAATAGTTTTTGCTTTGGATATAGATTTAACAAAAAAATAAATGATTCTATCTTTATTGGATTTTTATTTAGGTCTTCAAAATTGAGAAAAGAAATTAGTGATTTGGCTCAAGGAATTTCTAGATTTAATATGTCTAAGTCTTCATTTTTGAAATTAAATATAAATTTTCCAAAATATGATGAACAAATTTATGTTGGAAATTTATTTTCAAACGTGAACAATCTTATATCCCTTCATCAGCGTAAACTTAAAAAGCTGGAAAACATAAAAAAAGCTCTTTTAAATAAAATGTTTATCTAA
- the infC gene encoding translation initiation factor IF-3 yields MGKWIYHFFIYFKEEIITSNNNSNEKFASSHTRRPKSEHILNNAIPYDKVFLLGVDGEKIGVLSKKEALAKAAENNMDLVLIDIKNNKPIVRILDYGKFKYDKKKKQKAAKEKQAVIINREIRLTPLIGDHDLVTKAKKTREFILDGNRVKVSIKFRGRERARTELGEEILTKFYAMLEDIAKISKEATLVNEKFLDMYLEKDKKKVEALSKNEQPSKEQGE; encoded by the coding sequence ATGGGGAAGTGGATATACCACTTTTTTATTTATTTTAAGGAGGAAATTATTACTAGCAATAACAATAGTAATGAGAAATTTGCAAGCTCTCATACTCGTAGACCAAAATCAGAACACATACTTAACAATGCTATTCCATATGATAAGGTATTTTTATTAGGTGTGGATGGTGAAAAAATTGGCGTTTTGTCAAAAAAAGAGGCTTTAGCTAAAGCTGCCGAGAATAATATGGATTTGGTGTTAATTGACATCAAAAATAATAAACCAATTGTCAGAATCTTAGATTATGGTAAATTTAAGTATGATAAAAAGAAAAAACAGAAAGCAGCCAAAGAAAAACAAGCCGTAATTATTAATCGTGAAATTCGCTTAACTCCATTAATCGGTGATCATGATTTAGTTACAAAGGCTAAAAAAACTAGAGAGTTTATTTTAGATGGAAATCGAGTAAAAGTTTCAATTAAATTCCGTGGCCGTGAACGGGCAAGAACAGAATTAGGTGAAGAAATTTTGACTAAATTTTATGCGATGCTTGAAGATATTGCAAAAATTTCAAAAGAAGCAACGTTAGTAAATGAGAAATTTTTAGATATGTATCTTGAGAAAGATAAGAAAAAAGTCGAAGCATTATCTAAAAATGAACAACCTTCAAAAGAACAAGGAGAATAA
- a CDS encoding TlyA family RNA methyltransferase, with protein MKKTILEILVSKNKIAQKEAEFLIREGKVIVNGDKILLPTLKFDENKIEIIIKNFKKEYVSRGAYKLLAAIDQFSLDITNKICVDIGSSTGGFVDVLLKCHAKKVYAIDSGTNQLDYSLRINPNVSVHEKTNLKNLEKSMFDEIIDFITCDVSFISLKHVFLVCKNLLEKNKYIMALIKPQFEASSKYVEVGGLVKVEHHEYIVNKVINYAKENDFVLERIAQSPILGEKSKNIEYISLFRKV; from the coding sequence ATGAAAAAAACAATTTTAGAAATTTTAGTTTCAAAAAATAAAATTGCACAAAAAGAGGCCGAATTTCTAATCCGAGAAGGTAAGGTTATTGTCAATGGTGATAAAATCCTTTTACCGACATTAAAATTTGACGAAAATAAAATTGAAATTATTATTAAGAATTTTAAAAAGGAATATGTTTCGAGAGGGGCATATAAGCTTTTAGCAGCTATTGATCAATTTTCTTTAGATATTACTAATAAAATATGCGTTGATATTGGTTCGTCAACTGGTGGCTTCGTTGATGTACTTTTAAAATGTCATGCTAAAAAAGTTTATGCAATTGATTCAGGGACAAATCAATTGGATTATTCTTTGAGAATTAATCCGAATGTTTCTGTACATGAAAAAACCAATTTAAAAAATCTTGAAAAATCAATGTTTGATGAAATTATTGATTTTATTACATGCGATGTTTCTTTTATTTCTTTAAAGCATGTTTTTTTAGTGTGCAAAAATCTTTTGGAAAAAAATAAATACATTATGGCATTGATAAAACCACAATTTGAAGCAAGCAGTAAGTATGTTGAAGTTGGCGGATTAGTTAAAGTAGAGCATCACGAATATATTGTCAATAAGGTAATCAATTACGCAAAAGAAAATGATTTTGTATTAGAACGTATTGCTCAAAGTCCAATTTTAGGTGAAAAATCTAAAAATATTGAATACATAAGTTTGTTTAGAAAGGTCTAG
- a CDS encoding type I restriction-modification system subunit M, which translates to MNKKELAQEIWNAANEMRSKIENNDYKDLITGLVFYKYLSQKEINYIKETEDLQSEEEIKSWLNDDDCQKSFIEQEGYFIKYDDLFSKWSDKSKNIEISQIIQAIRDFENSIPEKFKHIYNEIFKDLQIVINDKIRGSTLKEKASFIEKVIEIVNKIPIDKQDGYDILGFIYEYLIGMFAADAGKKGGEFYTPHEVSELMSEIVAYHLKDDKSIKIYDPTSGSGGLLINIGKAAAKYIKNINEISYYAQDLNSNAYNLTKMNLIIRGIKPQNISVRNADTLENDWPIDNGDPLRLDVVVSNPPYSLNWKPEGHDNDSRYKEYGLAPKSKADYAFLLHDLYHLKPNGIMAIVLPNGVLFRGNSEAIIRRKLVEKLKIDTIIGLPSNIFFGTGIPTIIMILKNNRQDKDILFVDASKCYTKDGNKNKLREQDIKKIFDAVINRQNIEKFSKKVSLDEIEKNDFNLNISRYVDSSEDPENWDINALMNGGIPEYEINNLNLYWNLFPNLEKKLFKKITNNKYECLSKSIYDDVKNDEEIINFINDYKNKFNLIKTNLEINVIDKFFANNFSIDMHGEFEKISNQIFEQFENISIVDKYNAYQILYNNWNKILLDMDLISKDISSIIEIDLETNQKNKKGISNYKYSIIPAQIIKNRFFSKELQDIERDNETLEDNQQKIQEIIESLDEEQISSLEEIAGGEFINDKSNSFKKDAFKKLIKNLNKIDDQELQKTLKNTNNLLDQNIKLNDNIKKLSASLENECVKKLKSLNQQEIKELLSIKWISPIIDEIIDLVNSEIDNLINKIEYILEKYEMSYAEIEQKIHENEISLAKMLDELEGPESDILGLQELKKILGGE; encoded by the coding sequence ATGAACAAAAAAGAATTAGCGCAAGAAATTTGAAATGCAGCAAACGAAATGCGCTCTAAAATCGAAAATAATGACTACAAAGATTTAATTACCGGCCTAGTTTTTTATAAATATTTATCTCAAAAAGAAATTAACTACATCAAAGAAACCGAAGATCTTCAATCCGAAGAAGAAATTAAAAGTTGATTAAACGATGATGACTGTCAAAAATCTTTCATTGAACAAGAAGGATATTTTATTAAATACGATGATTTATTCTCAAAATGATCTGATAAATCAAAAAATATTGAAATTTCACAAATTATTCAAGCAATTAGAGACTTTGAAAATTCAATTCCAGAAAAATTTAAACATATATACAATGAAATTTTTAAAGATTTACAAATTGTTATTAACGATAAAATTAGAGGTAGTACTTTAAAAGAGAAAGCCTCATTTATTGAAAAGGTTATCGAAATTGTCAATAAAATTCCAATTGATAAACAAGATGGTTATGACATTTTAGGTTTTATTTATGAATATTTAATCGGAATGTTTGCAGCTGATGCAGGTAAAAAAGGTGGTGAATTTTATACTCCCCATGAAGTATCTGAATTAATGTCAGAAATTGTTGCTTATCATTTGAAAGATGATAAATCAATTAAAATATATGACCCAACATCAGGATCTGGCGGACTATTAATTAACATTGGTAAGGCGGCCGCCAAATATATTAAAAATATTAATGAAATTTCATATTATGCTCAAGATTTAAATTCTAATGCTTATAACTTAACGAAAATGAATTTAATTATCCGTGGAATTAAACCACAAAATATTTCCGTAAGAAATGCCGATACATTAGAAAATGATTGACCAATTGATAATGGTGATCCATTACGTTTGGATGTTGTAGTCTCAAATCCGCCTTATTCTTTAAATTGAAAACCAGAAGGTCACGACAATGATTCTCGTTATAAAGAATATGGTTTAGCCCCAAAATCTAAAGCTGATTATGCATTTTTATTGCATGATTTATATCATCTAAAACCAAATGGAATTATGGCAATTGTTTTACCTAACGGTGTTTTATTTAGAGGAAATAGTGAAGCTATAATTCGTAGAAAATTAGTGGAAAAGTTGAAAATTGATACCATTATTGGTCTTCCAAGTAATATTTTCTTTGGGACCGGAATTCCGACGATTATTATGATTTTAAAAAATAATCGTCAAGACAAAGATATTCTTTTTGTTGATGCTTCAAAATGCTATACTAAGGATGGAAATAAAAACAAACTACGTGAACAAGACATTAAGAAAATTTTTGATGCTGTAATTAATCGTCAAAATATTGAAAAATTTTCAAAAAAAGTTAGCCTTGATGAAATAGAAAAAAATGACTTTAATCTAAACATTTCACGCTACGTTGATTCATCAGAAGATCCTGAAAATTGAGATATTAACGCACTAATGAATGGTGGCATTCCCGAATATGAAATTAATAATTTAAATTTATATTGAAATCTTTTTCCAAATTTAGAAAAAAAGCTTTTCAAAAAGATTACTAATAATAAATACGAATGTTTATCAAAATCAATTTATGATGATGTTAAAAATGATGAAGAAATAATTAACTTTATTAATGATTATAAAAATAAATTTAATTTAATTAAAACAAATTTAGAAATAAATGTTATTGATAAATTTTTTGCAAATAATTTTTCAATTGATATGCATGGCGAATTTGAAAAAATTAGTAATCAAATTTTTGAACAATTTGAGAATATTAGTATTGTTGACAAATATAATGCATATCAAATTCTATATAATAATTGAAACAAAATCCTTCTAGATATGGATTTAATTTCTAAAGATATTTCATCAATTATTGAAATTGACTTAGAAACTAACCAAAAAAATAAAAAAGGCATTAGTAATTATAAATATTCTATTATTCCAGCTCAAATAATAAAAAATAGGTTTTTTTCAAAAGAGTTACAAGATATTGAAAGAGACAATGAAACTTTAGAAGATAATCAACAAAAAATTCAAGAAATAATAGAGTCTTTAGATGAAGAACAAATTAGTTCCCTTGAAGAAATTGCTGGCGGTGAGTTTATTAACGATAAGAGCAATAGTTTTAAAAAAGATGCGTTTAAAAAATTGATTAAAAATCTAAATAAAATTGATGATCAAGAGCTTCAAAAGACTTTAAAAAATACAAATAATTTGCTAGATCAAAACATTAAATTAAATGATAATATAAAGAAACTAAGTGCTTCTCTAGAAAACGAATGTGTTAAAAAACTTAAAAGTTTAAATCAACAAGAAATTAAAGAATTATTATCAATTAAGTGAATATCACCAATTATTGATGAAATTATTGATCTCGTTAATTCTGAAATTGATAATTTGATTAATAAAATTGAATATATCTTAGAAAAATATGAAATGAGTTACGCTGAAATCGAGCAAAAAATTCATGAAAATGAAATTAGTTTAGCAAAAATGCTTGATGAGCTTGAAGGCCCTGAAAGTGATATTTTAGGGCTTCAAGAGCTTAAAAAAATTTTGGGAGGAGAGTAA
- a CDS encoding restriction endonuclease subunit S, with protein sequence MSTGKSNTQDAKENGKYPFFVRSPIPLRSDEFLYDEEAIITIGEGAIGKVFHYIKGKFNLHQRCYKIYNFNNLNAKFIYYYMIQNFYNQVIKKSAKATVDSLRFEMIASMFVNYPKCNDEILKIIKLLDTTNNLISLHQCKKIDLKNFKINDLHFFS encoded by the coding sequence ATATCAACAGGAAAAAGTAATACTCAGGATGCTAAGGAAAATGGAAAATATCCTTTTTTTGTAAGATCTCCCATTCCACTAAGAAGTGATGAATTTTTATATGATGAAGAAGCAATAATCACAATAGGTGAAGGAGCAATAGGGAAAGTATTTCATTATATAAAAGGTAAATTTAATTTACATCAAAGATGTTATAAAATATATAACTTTAATAATTTGAATGCGAAATTTATATATTACTACATGATTCAAAATTTCTACAATCAGGTCATAAAAAAGTCTGCAAAGGCAACGGTTGATTCTTTAAGATTTGAAATGATAGCTTCAATGTTTGTTAATTATCCGAAATGTAATGATGAAATATTAAAAATTATAAAATTATTGGATACAACAAACAACCTTATATCCCTTCATCAGTGTAAAAAAATAGATCTTAAAAATTTTAAAATAAATGACTTACACTTCTTTTCATAA
- a CDS encoding iron-sulfur cluster assembly scaffold protein: MIILSSYSNVEKQKIVFDAYLNPKRKKDGIKINSKTIIENSNICVDNLKINLVFKRDVLTSAEYEAIGCSIFLASIELMLEELMNKSKEEIRNIIDAYFEMINNSRLDQNKSSVVNKLAVLENVKKHLNRLECASIIYRAILRSL; the protein is encoded by the coding sequence GTGATCATCTTGAGTTCTTATAGTAATGTTGAAAAGCAAAAAATTGTTTTTGATGCTTATTTAAATCCCAAACGAAAGAAAGACGGGATTAAAATTAATAGTAAAACTATTATTGAAAATTCAAATATATGTGTTGATAACTTAAAAATTAATTTAGTCTTTAAACGTGACGTTTTAACTTCAGCTGAATATGAAGCCATCGGTTGTTCAATATTTTTGGCAAGCATTGAGCTGATGCTAGAAGAACTAATGAACAAAAGCAAGGAAGAGATAAGAAATATCATTGATGCTTATTTTGAAATGATAAATAATTCCAGATTAGATCAAAACAAAAGTTCAGTAGTAAATAAATTAGCAGTTTTAGAAAATGTTAAAAAACATCTTAATCGTTTAGAATGTGCATCAATTATTTATCGTGCAATTTTAAGGTCGTTGTAG
- a CDS encoding nicotinate-nucleotide adenylyltransferase: protein MKIGILGGSFNPVHKGHILVAEDAIKMLNLDKLYFVPNNKNPFKKARDYADNQHRINMLKLVIKDKMEISEFETNRGGNSYTIDTVKYFAKKFPNAELYLLIGSDNVNKLNKWKDIDQISNLVKICVFNRNTNYSKLNIKKYQCMKLNNEFHDFSSTNYRKGNLWQVENEVQKYIGKNFLYFDEIAKNNLSIERYKHLAFTAEFAATLAKENNFPIRLAYQAGYMHDITKEWDLNTSWSFLAKYGFNEGNLPSYKIHQTTAYFWLRDYYQYANELVLNAIKIHTSLAMELNLLDKILFVADKICLGRKWAGVQKLRNQAFIDFEEGFRAVVRANNQWNQEKNVDFTPEQVEINRKWS from the coding sequence ATGAAAATAGGAATTCTTGGAGGAAGCTTTAATCCAGTGCATAAAGGACATATTTTAGTGGCAGAGGATGCTATTAAAATGCTAAATTTAGATAAATTGTATTTTGTTCCTAACAATAAAAACCCCTTTAAAAAGGCAAGAGATTATGCGGATAATCAACATCGTATTAATATGTTAAAACTTGTAATTAAAGACAAAATGGAAATTTCTGAATTTGAAACAAATCGTGGTGGTAATTCTTATACGATTGATACTGTTAAATATTTTGCCAAAAAATTTCCTAATGCTGAATTGTATTTATTAATAGGTTCGGACAATGTGAATAAATTAAATAAATGAAAAGACATTGATCAAATTTCTAATTTGGTTAAAATTTGTGTTTTTAATCGAAATACAAATTATTCTAAACTTAACATTAAAAAATATCAATGTATGAAATTAAATAATGAATTTCATGATTTTTCATCAACTAATTATCGTAAGGGTAATCTTTGACAAGTGGAGAATGAAGTACAAAAATATATTGGTAAAAATTTTTTATATTTTGATGAAATTGCCAAAAACAATCTATCAATTGAAAGATATAAACATTTAGCCTTTACTGCCGAATTTGCTGCAACATTAGCCAAAGAAAATAATTTTCCTATTCGTTTGGCATACCAAGCCGGTTATATGCATGATATTACTAAAGAATGAGATTTAAATACTAGCTGAAGTTTTTTAGCAAAATACGGGTTTAATGAGGGTAATTTACCAAGTTATAAAATTCATCAGACAACTGCTTACTTTTGATTAAGGGATTACTATCAATATGCCAATGAGTTAGTATTAAATGCAATTAAAATTCACACTTCATTAGCCATGGAATTAAATTTATTAGATAAAATCCTATTTGTGGCTGACAAAATTTGTTTAGGAAGAAAATGAGCTGGTGTTCAAAAACTTCGTAACCAAGCATTTATCGATTTTGAAGAAGGATTTAGGGCGGTCGTTAGAGCTAATAATCAATGAAATCAGGAAAAAAATGTCGATTTTACCCCTGAACAAGTTGAAATTAATCGTAAATGAAGTTAA
- the rpmI gene encoding 50S ribosomal protein L35, with amino-acid sequence MPKMKTKSGLKKRIKITANGKVKRGNAFRSHLAQNKSTKQKRQARKSSMLSNSDFKRYKELI; translated from the coding sequence ATGCCAAAAATGAAAACCAAAAGCGGTTTGAAAAAACGTATTAAAATTACTGCAAATGGTAAAGTAAAACGTGGAAATGCATTTAGATCACATTTAGCACAGAACAAAAGCACAAAACAAAAACGTCAAGCTCGTAAATCATCAATGTTATCTAACTCAGATTTCAAAAGATATAAAGAATTAATTTAA
- a CDS encoding aminotransferase class V-fold PLP-dependent enzyme has product MINYKKQFPMFKNNPNMVYFDNSALTFKPKSVIQAGLDFYEKFSVSTRTADSNLGIKMSKEIFECRKLIGDFVDAAPNEVIFSSGTTESLNLAAAMIANIVDDGEIILSYYNHSSNIVPFLENFKNKNIKIKYCETSDEILKAINSKTKIVALSQSNNTFNVGYNLKAIYKACQKHHTILINDAAQAISHEKVSLKNSDIIAFSANKLFGPTGMGALVIKRDLLDKLQPKKWGGGQVQDINDDFIWTAKNDISKFEPGTANFAGIFQFKAAIEYMNKLTYSKINRIETDLANYLYEQLLKVKNIKIASNKGDRIVLFNIQNTPSQDVASYLGHQDIYVRSGVFCAHRFKVLSHHDSSYVRVSISIYNDRDDIDKLVLALNKVGDHLEFL; this is encoded by the coding sequence ATGATTAATTATAAAAAACAATTTCCAATGTTCAAAAATAATCCAAATATGGTTTATTTTGATAATTCAGCGTTAACTTTTAAACCTAAAAGTGTTATTCAGGCCGGCTTAGATTTTTATGAAAAATTCTCAGTTTCAACACGTACTGCAGATTCGAATTTAGGAATTAAAATGTCAAAAGAAATTTTTGAATGTCGAAAATTAATTGGCGATTTTGTTGATGCTGCTCCAAATGAAGTAATTTTTAGTTCTGGAACAACCGAAAGCCTTAATTTGGCTGCGGCAATGATAGCAAATATAGTTGATGATGGTGAAATTATTTTATCTTATTACAACCATAGTTCAAATATCGTACCATTTTTAGAAAATTTTAAAAACAAAAATATTAAAATCAAATATTGTGAAACATCAGATGAAATTTTAAAAGCAATTAATTCTAAAACTAAAATTGTGGCGCTTTCGCAATCAAATAATACTTTTAATGTTGGTTATAATTTAAAAGCAATTTATAAAGCTTGTCAAAAACATCATACTATCTTAATTAATGATGCTGCTCAAGCGATTTCTCATGAAAAGGTATCATTAAAAAATTCAGATATTATTGCTTTTTCAGCCAATAAATTATTTGGTCCAACTGGGATGGGAGCATTAGTTATTAAAAGGGATTTGCTTGATAAACTTCAGCCTAAAAAATGGGGCGGAGGACAAGTCCAAGATATTAATGACGATTTTATTTGAACAGCAAAAAATGATATTTCCAAATTCGAACCAGGAACTGCTAATTTCGCTGGTATATTTCAATTCAAAGCTGCTATTGAATATATGAATAAATTGACATATTCTAAGATTAATCGAATCGAAACTGATTTAGCAAATTATTTGTATGAGCAATTGCTGAAAGTTAAAAATATTAAAATAGCATCTAATAAGGGTGATAGAATTGTTCTTTTCAACATTCAAAATACTCCCTCTCAGGATGTGGCATCTTACTTGGGACATCAAGATATTTACGTTAGATCTGGTGTCTTTTGTGCTCATCGCTTTAAGGTTTTATCACATCATGACTCTTCCTATGTTAGAGTATCTATTTCGATATATAATGACCGCGATGATATTGATAAATTAGTCTTGGCTTTAAATAAAGTGGGTGATCATCTTGAGTTCTTATAG
- a CDS encoding restriction endonuclease subunit S — MSKNDKNTPIIRFKGFSDAWEQKKVAQKTKIYNGLVYSLDEINKNGIRVLRSSNIVNGKFKKFANDIFVKKNYFNVEKVEDGDILITSANGSSNLVGKHCIIYNIENENMVHGGFMLLMKSNFPHFMNSYLDSQWYKKFINSNVMGGNGAIGNLKKIDLENYYTFFTSTSEENKINEYYKYFDNLISLHQRK, encoded by the coding sequence GTGTCAAAAAATGATAAAAATACGCCCATAATTCGCTTTAAAGGATTTTCAGATGCTTGGGAACAGAAAAAGGTTGCGCAAAAAACCAAAATTTATAATGGACTAGTATATTCATTAGATGAAATTAATAAAAATGGAATTAGGGTTTTAAGATCATCCAATATAGTTAATGGAAAATTTAAAAAATTTGCTAATGATATATTTGTTAAAAAAAACTATTTTAATGTGGAAAAAGTGGAGGATGGTGATATTCTCATAACATCTGCAAACGGTTCTAGTAATCTAGTGGGGAAACACTGCATAATATATAATATAGAAAATGAAAATATGGTACATGGCGGATTTATGCTTTTAATGAAAAGCAATTTTCCACATTTTATGAATTCATATTTAGATTCACAATGATATAAAAAATTTATTAATTCAAATGTTATGGGAGGTAATGGAGCAATTGGTAATTTAAAAAAAATTGATCTAGAAAATTACTATACTTTTTTTACCTCCACATCAGAGGAAAATAAGATTAATGAATATTATAAATATTTTGATAACCTTATATCTCTTCATCAGCGTAAGTAA
- a CDS encoding Y-family DNA polymerase — MDTFFVSCERAIQPQLNSKAIVIANGSKRSIISAMSNEVKQMGFKVGDPFYSVKEKIDDIVVLRPNYQLYSLTSKRIFEYIAKHFSNKIEIYSIDECYIDCTELLIKRNISAKEFAKEIQSKLLRDLKIPCSIGISYTKFLAKMSTNKAKPFGILETKKSDIPNFFFPLKVEKIFGIGKKISQSLRRAGIDSYENLVNFKNDLLLRKIFGKNYYSFIKTLKGENEGHDHVLIEHIKGISNSLTFMEVDSNDRDFLKKELFKLSYNIARRAQDKNLEGNIITISIRNTNRIWKIKQHKISFYTNDNEIIYDVCCKLFDDFWDENWVRGLGIRISNLRSVFSVGNIDLFSKNENNKIGNLISNINYELGNKKLKTANQLLKETKNDINNIKFLRKNVFSGDNEINIEEKKHENRNSWRKL, encoded by the coding sequence ATGGATACATTTTTTGTAAGCTGCGAAAGAGCAATACAACCGCAACTAAATTCTAAAGCAATAGTAATTGCTAATGGGTCAAAAAGATCAATTATTAGTGCGATGTCCAACGAAGTCAAACAAATGGGTTTTAAAGTAGGAGACCCATTTTATTCAGTTAAGGAAAAAATTGATGATATTGTGGTTCTACGGCCAAATTACCAGCTTTATTCTTTAACATCAAAACGTATTTTTGAATATATTGCCAAGCACTTTAGTAATAAAATTGAAATTTATTCAATTGATGAATGTTATATTGATTGTACTGAACTTTTGATTAAAAGAAATATTAGTGCTAAAGAATTTGCTAAGGAGATTCAAAGCAAATTACTAAGAGATCTCAAAATTCCTTGCTCTATTGGTATTTCATATACAAAATTTCTAGCAAAAATGTCAACTAATAAAGCAAAACCTTTTGGAATTCTAGAAACAAAAAAATCAGATATCCCAAATTTTTTCTTTCCTTTAAAGGTAGAAAAAATTTTTGGTATTGGCAAAAAAATTTCTCAAAGTCTACGACGTGCCGGTATTGACAGTTATGAAAATTTAGTCAATTTTAAAAATGATTTGTTATTGCGAAAAATTTTTGGAAAAAATTATTATTCATTTATTAAAACATTAAAAGGTGAAAATGAAGGACATGATCATGTTTTAATTGAACATATTAAGGGAATTAGTAATTCACTTACATTTATGGAAGTTGATTCTAATGACCGTGATTTTTTAAAAAAGGAACTTTTTAAATTAAGTTATAATATTGCTAGGCGGGCCCAGGATAAAAATCTTGAAGGTAATATTATTACAATAAGTATAAGAAACACCAATAGAATTTGAAAAATTAAGCAACACAAAATTTCATTTTACACAAACGATAATGAAATTATTTATGATGTTTGTTGCAAATTGTTTGATGACTTTTGGGATGAAAATTGAGTTAGAGGATTAGGAATTAGAATTAGTAATCTTCGTTCAGTTTTTAGTGTTGGTAATATTGACTTATTTTCCAAAAATGAGAATAATAAAATTGGTAATTTAATTAGTAATATAAATTATGAATTAGGAAATAAAAAACTAAAGACTGCTAATCAATTATTGAAAGAAACAAAGAATGATATTAACAATATTAAATTTTTAAGAAAAAATGTTTTTAGTGGCGACAATGAAATTAATATAGAGGAGAAAAAACATGAAAATAGGAATTCTTGGAGGAAGCTTTAA